A single window of Toxoplasma gondii ME49 chromosome Ib, whole genome shotgun sequence DNA harbors:
- a CDS encoding SRP40, C-terminal domain-containing protein (encoded by transcript TGME49_209860), with translation MRMSIPGFLGQEVFRGTRPQFSAESAAEGRKLETRSFSAEVAEDLPNLIARKRDFFLHTPLKAKFKVRAIPQKKPSRACIYACSKLASEATASLNFRRPRDSKVRRLLDFCRQLTHLLRLFDFVPAHRSRRSPVTASLLAASASVRANLRVAWRRLSTDSLPRILCFGLYSGKMDANSGPLLLSLVAFLDSLGLRKAAKALRKDSTAQGLLTGEEAELFPGATLAQVVKRGLREKKRHREREGEAAEETQAAAESSEKKKKKVALAGSADAPEAAGEREKKQKKNRFEGKTKQRAQREETPSADSEEAAETTAEVNETENGETDAFAKKAEKGQKNEHASVLRRFKRVDESKWVEKIKKEDLKDNSFWNKKDDSFAVKAAHDLGKVRGRDFRHEKTKKKRASWKGCGEIPMTVNSIQFDSSDDE, from the exons ttttccGCGGAGAGCGCCGCAGAAGGCAGGAAGCTGGAGACGcgcagcttctctgcagaagtCGCGGAAGACCTTCCGAATCTGATCGCGAGAAAACGGGATTTTTTCCTCCACACCCCTCTGAAGGCCAAGTTCAAAGTTCGCGCGATCCCGCAAAAGAAACCgagccgcgcatgcatctatGCATGCTCGAAACTTGCGAGCGAAGCGACGGCCTCCCTCAACTTCCGCAGGCCGAGGGACTCCAAAGTGCGGCGACTTTTGGACTTCTGCCGTCAACTCACTCACCTTTTGCGTTTATTCGACTTCGTTCCAGCCCACAGGTCCCGTCGTTCGCCAGTCAccgcctcgcttctcgctgcaTCTGCATCTGTTCGGGCGAATCTTCGCGTTGCGT GGAGGAGGCTCTCCACGGACTCTTTGCCGCGGATTCTGTGtttcggcttatattcggggAAAATGGACGCAAACAGCGGaccgctgcttctctccctcgtcgcctttctgGACTCTCTCGGTCTGCGTAAGGCGGCGAAGGCTCTCCGCAAGGACAGCACGGCTCAG GGCCTTCTAACCGGAGAAGAGGCTGAGCTCTTCCCAGGCGCTACGCTGGCGCAGGTCGTCAAGCGCGgcctgagagagaagaagagacaccgagaacgcgaaggagaggcggctgaagagacgcaggccGCAGCAGAGTccagcgaaaagaaaaagaagaaggtcgCCCTCGCAGGATCTGCAGACGCGCCAGAGGCCGCcggcgagcgagagaagaaacagaagaaaa acagattcgaaggaaagacaaagcagagagcacagagggaagagactCCGTCGGCGGATAGCGAGGAGGCAGCGGAGACGACTGCGGAGGtcaacgaaacagagaatggagagacagacgcgttTGCGAAGAAGGCtgagaaaggacagaagaacgaacaTGCGT CTGTGCTGCGAAGATTCAAGCGCGTCGACGAAAGCAAGTGGGTCGAGAAGATCAAGAAGGAAGACTTGAAAGACAATTCTTTCTGGAACAAGAAAGACGATTCGTTTGCTGTGAAGGCCGCACACGATCTGGGCAAAGTTCGCGGCAGAGACTTCCGGCatgaaaaaacgaagaagaagagagcgagttGGAAGGGGTGTGGGGAGATTCCCATGACTGTGAACTCGATTCAGTTTGACTCCAGCGACGACGAATGA
- a CDS encoding HAD hydrolase, family IIA protein (encoded by transcript TGME49_209870): MAEREREGEREKRERRRAKEKERKKKRETHKKEQTEPEREKGKSNSPGCRVPLRTLSLVHRFLFFSFFYQEVEEKFLFGSEGTFSNRHPRKKTHCSSFLRLKTKAERHRSRRKRVCRSFLFFTFARCRVSPRSCRLRIPSLLLAHQQENGRNRRPQTSLGQHSGRVSAGKTPSAMKKEGKQTNAHAPTGALWQSPSLLSLTKRRFLFVDRKRENRIPCLLSSGSGKLLAACSQRTTSTRGEARKTPRRSRTALPRQKPLPPRELGEVTALCIFRKENTAKTLAILQEMETKEATIKKPLSKAHVTGKPFAFAVPRLKPLSLEHPCCSSSSSFSSSFSSSFSSSFFSSSSSSPFCVSPFPLPLASCRSSSFRHLPSSLRSSFSTMASPSASLLSAPLPWLIVPSRASRAPAETATPLAPAHALEEGKHVGGQQTGAEFLADVDVLLFDCDGVLWHGDKLLPGVAKLLNAFGASGGKQEERELPDDAGRSSASGSGAQQKKIYFLTNNSTKSRRGFLKKLESLGVHATEEQVVCSSVVASWYLQKRRAAFRQEKAKMRTVQNAAKEKNETKEEKVEIDDSLVYVIGEEGLLEELHNHGFKTLGGPADGEIRLDFQKNKDLAVDFRRDVGTVVVGLDRSFNYYKLQYAQLCINFNDAFFLGTNRDALGNFTPSQVWAGAGTMVQAVEAATGKKAEVAGKPSDILREYLLTHVLSSTPLNRVCLVGDRLDTDICFAQRLGVRSVLALTGVTDAALLLRHIQMRQQAMHACKGLETRAETDPAVQRRTTETNGVSNDTQNHATEAEETEETEETDGKGEDGSRKRRKLHADAATEDAEHGRDLDYVVPDFVIETAAHLVE, encoded by the exons atggcagagagagagagagagggagagagggagaaacgagagagaagaagagcgaaagaaaaggagaggaagaaaaagagggagacacacaagaaagagcagacagagccagagagagagaaaggaaagtcGAACAGTCCTGGGTGTCGCGTTCCTCTCAGgaccctctctctcgtccaccgtttcctttttttctcattTTTTTATCAAGAGGTGGAGGAAAAGTTTCTTTTTGGGAGCGAGGGAACTTTTTCGAATCGACatccgagaaagaagacgcactGCTCATCCTTCCTCAGACTCAAGACAAAGGCCGAGAGACACCGTTCCAGACGAAAGCGCGTCTGCCgatctttcctctttttcactTTCGCTCGGTGCAGAGTGTCGCCCCGCTCCTGTCGTCTTCGCAtaccttctcttctcctcgcgcaTCAGCAAGAGAACGGCCGGAACAGACGTCCACAGACCTCCTTGGGGCAACACAGCGGACGCGTTTCCGCGGGGAA GACTCCTTCCGCCatgaaaaaggaaggaaaacagacgaaCGCACACGCACCGACAGGAGCACTGTGGCAGTCACCCAGCCTCCTCTCCCTAACAAAGCGTAGATTCCTTTTCGtggacagaaaacgagaaaacagaatcccctgtctcctctcctctggcTCCGGCAAACTTCTAGCGGCCTGTTCACAGCGAACGACATCAAC gagaggggaggcgaggaagacgcccAGACGGTCCAGAACCGCGCTACCGCGACAGAAGCCGCTTCCTCCACGAGAGCTTGGAGAAGTGACGGCGCTCTGCATATTTAGGAAAGAAAACACCGCGAAAACGCTTGCGATTCTGCAGGAaatggagacgaaagaagcgacaaTTAAAAAGCCATTGAGCAAAGCCCATGTCACAGGG AAACCGTTTGCCTTCGCTGTACCTCGcctcaaacctctctcacTCGAACACCCttgctgctcttcctcttcctccttctcttcctccttctcttcctccttctcttcctccttcttttcttcttcttcctcctcaccGTTTTGCGTCtccccttttcctctgcctctcgcttcgtgccgttcttcttcctttcgccATCTGCCCTCCTCTCTAcgctcctccttctccaccatggcctctccctctgcgtcgctcctctctgcgccttTGCCGTGGTTGATTGTTCCGAGTCGCGCTTCGCGCGCGCCAGCGGAGACTGCGACTCCTCTTGctccggcgcatgcactcgaagaaggaaagcatGTGGGCGGGCAGCAGACCGGCGCAGAGTTTCTCGCGGATGTCGATGTCCTGCTCTTTGACTGCGACGGAGTTCTGTGGCATGGCGACAAGCTGCTCCCAGGAGTCGCGAAGTTGCTGAACGCGTTCGGAGCCTCTGGAGGgaagcaggaggagagagaactccCAGACGACGCCGGCAGGTCTTCGGCGTCCGGCTCTGGAGCGCAGCAAAAGAAGATCTACTTTCTGACGAACAACAGCACGAAGAGCCGCAGAGGCTTCTtgaagaaactggagagcctcggtgtgcatgcaacggaAGAACAAGTCGTCTGCAGCTCCGTCGTCGCCAGCTGGTACCtccagaagagacgcgctgCCTTCCgacaagaaaaagcgaaaatgCGAACAGTGCAAAacgcggcgaaggagaagaacgagacgaaggaagagaaagtggaaatcgACGATTCACTTGTTTACGTCATTGGAGAGGAAGGGTTGCTGGAGGAACTCCACAACCATGGATTCAAAACCTTAGGCGGACCGGCAG ATGGGGAGATTCGCCTGGACTTCCAGAAGAACAAAGACCTCGCCGTTGATTTCAG GCGCGATGTGGGCACCGTGGTCGTCGGATTGGACCGGAGCTTCAACTACTACAAGCTGCAGTACGCGCAGCTCTGCATAAACTTCAAcgacgccttcttcctcggcacCAACAGAGACGCGCTCGGCAACTTCACACCCTCGCAG GTGTGGGCAGGCGCGGGGACGATGGTTCAAGCAGTCGAAGCggcgacggggaagaaggcggaggtCGCGGGGAAACCTTCGGACATCCTCCGCGAGTATCTCCTCACTCACGTCCTGA GCTCCACTCCTCTGAACCGCGTCTGTCTTGTCGGAGACCGCCTCGACACAGACATTTGCTTCGCACAGCGCCTCGGCGTCCGCAGCGTCCTCGCTCTCACAGGTGTGACCGACGCAGCTCTTCTGCTCCGGCACATTCAGATGCGGCAGCaggcgatgcatgcatgcaaaggccTGGAGACgcgtgcagagacagacccTGCGGTCCAACGCAGAACGACCGAAACAAACGGGGTGTCGAATGACACACAGAATCacgcgacagaggcagaagagacagaagagacagaagagacagacggcaaGGGGGAGGacggaagcagaaagaggaggaaactccacgcagacgcggcgacagaagacgcggaacaCGGTCGAGACCTCGATTACGTTGTTCCAGACTTTGTGATTGAAACTGCAGCACATCTGGTCGAATAG